A single region of the Bacteroides luhongzhouii genome encodes:
- a CDS encoding glycoside hydrolase family 95 protein, which yields MNKKRLIGYLFVTMSVGCIQAQEQKSSVPEYKLWYDCPAQVWTEALPLGNGRLGAMVYGTPGTEQIQLNEESIWAGRPNNNANPDALEYIPKVRELVFAGKYLEAQTLATEKIMAKTNSGMPYQSFGDLRIAFPGHTRYSNYYRELSLDSARAIVRYEVDGVQYQRETITSFTDQVVMVRLTANRPGQITFNAQLTSPHQDVMIASEEENCVTLSGVSSLHEGLKGKVEFQGRLTAKNKGGKIACTDGILSVEKADEAIIYVSIATNFNNYQDITGNQTERAKNYLEKAMVHPFIESKKNHVNFYRQYLTRVSLDLGEDQYANVTTDKRVENFRNTNDAHLVATYFQFGRYLLICSSQPGGQPANLQGIWNDKLFPSWDSKYTCNINLEMNYWPSEVTNLSELNEPLFRLIKEVSDTGKETAKIMYGANGWVLHHNTDIWRITGAVDKAPSGMWPSGGAWLCRHLWERYLYTGDVEFLRSVYPILKESGRFFDEIMVKEPVHNWLVVCPSNSPENVHSGSNGKATTAAGCTMDNQLIFDLWTAIISASQILDTDQEFASHLTQRLKEMAPMQVGHWGQLQEWMFDWDDPKDVHRHISHLYGLFPSNQISPYRTPELFDAARTSLIHRGDPSTGWSMGWKVCLWARLLDGNHAYKLITDQLTLVRNEKKKGGTYPNLFDAHPPFQIDGNFGCAAGIAEMLMQSYDGFIYLLPALPTVWKEGSIKGIIARGGFELDLSWKNGKVSRLVIKSHKGGNCRLRSLNPLTGKALKRAKGENPNPLYAVPTIPEPLINEKANLNKVEIAETYLYDLPTKAGKEYVLIGK from the coding sequence ATGAATAAAAAGAGATTAATCGGATATCTGTTCGTCACGATGTCTGTTGGTTGTATTCAGGCACAGGAACAGAAGTCTTCTGTACCCGAATACAAGCTATGGTATGACTGTCCCGCACAGGTATGGACCGAAGCATTACCCCTTGGGAATGGTCGTTTGGGGGCCATGGTATATGGAACACCAGGCACAGAACAAATACAACTGAACGAAGAAAGCATTTGGGCGGGACGTCCCAATAATAACGCCAATCCGGATGCACTGGAATATATTCCGAAAGTGCGTGAGCTGGTCTTTGCCGGAAAATACCTTGAAGCACAGACACTGGCCACAGAAAAGATTATGGCAAAGACTAATTCAGGAATGCCATATCAGAGTTTTGGTGACCTGCGAATTGCTTTTCCCGGCCATACACGTTATTCCAACTATTATCGGGAATTAAGTCTGGATTCCGCACGTGCAATCGTACGTTATGAAGTAGACGGAGTGCAGTATCAACGCGAAACGATCACTTCATTTACCGATCAGGTAGTAATGGTACGACTGACCGCCAATCGTCCCGGACAAATTACTTTCAATGCACAGCTTACTTCCCCTCACCAGGATGTTATGATCGCTTCTGAGGAGGAAAATTGTGTGACACTCTCGGGAGTCTCTTCCTTGCATGAAGGATTGAAAGGGAAAGTAGAATTTCAAGGCAGATTGACTGCTAAAAATAAAGGTGGGAAAATAGCTTGTACCGATGGAATACTTTCTGTAGAGAAAGCCGACGAAGCGATTATCTATGTATCCATTGCAACTAATTTCAACAATTATCAAGACATCACAGGTAATCAGACAGAGCGGGCAAAGAACTATTTGGAAAAAGCAATGGTTCATCCGTTCATTGAATCGAAGAAGAATCATGTTAACTTCTACCGACAATACCTGACACGTGTTTCTCTTGATTTGGGAGAGGATCAATATGCGAATGTAACTACCGATAAACGTGTGGAGAATTTCAGAAACACCAATGACGCACACCTGGTTGCCACCTATTTTCAATTCGGACGTTATCTGTTGATCTGTTCTTCCCAACCGGGAGGACAACCCGCCAATTTACAAGGAATTTGGAATGACAAATTATTCCCTTCCTGGGATAGCAAATATACTTGTAACATCAATTTGGAAATGAATTACTGGCCTTCGGAAGTAACGAATCTAAGTGAACTGAATGAACCGTTATTCCGTCTGATAAAAGAAGTGAGTGACACAGGTAAAGAGACTGCTAAGATTATGTATGGAGCCAACGGATGGGTGTTACATCATAATACGGATATATGGCGTATCACAGGAGCAGTTGACAAAGCTCCTTCGGGTATGTGGCCCAGTGGTGGCGCATGGCTTTGCCGGCATCTTTGGGAGCGTTATCTATACACCGGGGATGTGGAATTTCTGCGTTCCGTCTATCCGATACTGAAAGAGTCCGGACGTTTCTTTGATGAAATTATGGTGAAAGAGCCCGTACACAACTGGCTGGTGGTCTGCCCCAGTAATTCACCGGAAAATGTACATTCGGGAAGTAATGGAAAAGCCACCACAGCTGCCGGATGCACCATGGACAACCAATTGATTTTCGATCTTTGGACAGCAATTATATCTGCTTCTCAAATACTGGATACAGATCAGGAGTTTGCCTCTCATCTGACGCAACGTCTCAAAGAAATGGCTCCCATGCAGGTAGGACATTGGGGGCAATTACAAGAGTGGATGTTCGACTGGGATGATCCGAAGGACGTGCACCGCCACATTTCTCATTTGTACGGACTCTTCCCCAGCAATCAGATTTCCCCTTACCGTACTCCTGAACTATTCGACGCAGCACGTACTTCTCTAATTCATCGTGGCGACCCGTCGACCGGATGGAGCATGGGATGGAAAGTCTGTCTTTGGGCACGCCTGCTTGATGGCAACCACGCTTACAAGCTGATAACTGACCAGCTGACTCTCGTACGCAATGAAAAGAAAAAAGGAGGTACCTACCCTAACCTGTTTGATGCGCACCCACCATTTCAAATTGATGGAAACTTTGGTTGTGCCGCGGGCATTGCAGAGATGTTGATGCAAAGTTACGATGGTTTTATTTATTTACTTCCCGCACTGCCTACCGTTTGGAAAGAAGGTTCTATCAAAGGAATTATTGCCCGTGGAGGTTTCGAACTTGATTTGAGTTGGAAAAACGGGAAAGTCAGCCGGCTGGTTATCAAATCTCATAAGGGAGGAAATTGTCGTTTACGTTCACTCAATCCATTGACAGGTAAGGCTTTGAAGCGTGCCAAAGGCGAAAATCCGAATCCTCTTTATGCAGTCCCCACCATTCCGGAGCCATTGATTAACGAAAAGGCAAATTTGAACAAAGTGGAAATTGCAGAGACTTACCTCTATGATCTGCCTACCAAAGCTGGAAAAGAATATGTATTGATTGGAAAATAA
- a CDS encoding head GIN domain-containing protein produces the protein MKSFNVTSMFVMLMFLCITGIQAQSVTPSKKYITKDLNNVGNFSSIRVLGSPDVEYRQSSGSKTTVSIYGSDNLVDLLEVSAVNGVLQVNIKKGVKILSGERRLKVIASSPSLKEVDIKGSADVYLKGTIKGSDLNLNITGSGDIEAENLQYTNLSTFVKGSGDIDVKNVKATTVRTIISGSGDVNLKGSAQWATLTVNGSGDISADKLTATNVVATVSGSGDISCYASKQLDAKVSGSGDIEYKGSPSVVNKQGKKDSISGK, from the coding sequence ATGAAAAGTTTTAATGTTACATCCATGTTTGTGATGCTGATGTTCTTGTGTATTACAGGCATACAGGCGCAGAGCGTTACTCCCAGTAAGAAGTATATCACGAAAGATTTGAATAACGTAGGTAATTTCAGTTCAATCAGGGTTTTAGGTAGTCCCGACGTTGAATATCGTCAGAGCAGTGGTTCTAAAACAACAGTTTCTATATATGGTTCAGATAATCTGGTCGACCTGTTGGAAGTGTCTGCTGTAAACGGAGTGTTACAGGTGAATATAAAGAAAGGCGTTAAGATTCTTAGCGGAGAACGCCGTTTGAAAGTGATTGCATCATCTCCTTCATTGAAGGAAGTAGATATTAAAGGTTCGGCAGATGTATATCTGAAAGGTACGATTAAAGGTTCGGATTTAAATCTGAATATAACAGGTTCCGGCGATATTGAAGCCGAGAATTTGCAATATACAAACCTTTCTACTTTTGTAAAGGGTAGTGGGGATATTGATGTGAAGAATGTGAAAGCCACTACTGTAAGGACGATAATTAGCGGTTCCGGTGATGTGAATTTGAAAGGCTCGGCTCAATGGGCTACGCTGACAGTAAATGGGTCCGGTGATATCAGTGCCGACAAGCTGACGGCTACTAATGTCGTTGCTACTGTTTCAGGCTCCGGCGATATCTCTTGTTATGCTTCTAAACAGTTGGATGCAAAAGTTAGTGGTAGTGGAGATATTGAGTACAAAGGAAGTCCCTCTGTTGTAAATAAACAAGGCAAGAAAGACTCAATATCCGGAAAGTAA
- a CDS encoding nitroreductase family protein, whose protein sequence is MNLDEVLNYRRSVRVYDKEKQIDAEKVKHCLELATLAPNSSDMQLWEFYHITQPELLAKVSRTCLDQKATSTASQIVVFVTRRDLYWKRAKFVLDFERGNIQRNSPKERQEKRIKDRELYYGILMPFVYARFLGLLGLFRLLLANIISIFRPMMLEVSESDVRVVVHKSCALAAQTFMIAMANEGYDTCPLEGLDSRRLKRLLKLPHGAEINMVVSCGIRNGNKGIWGERCRVPFKEVYHKLS, encoded by the coding sequence ATGAATTTAGACGAAGTTTTAAATTATCGTCGCTCCGTACGAGTGTATGATAAAGAAAAGCAAATAGACGCAGAGAAAGTGAAACATTGTTTGGAGTTGGCAACACTGGCTCCCAATAGTTCTGACATGCAGCTGTGGGAATTTTATCATATCACGCAGCCCGAATTATTGGCAAAGGTTTCAAGAACCTGTCTCGATCAGAAAGCTACCTCTACCGCCTCGCAGATCGTGGTTTTCGTTACGCGTCGTGACTTGTATTGGAAACGTGCAAAATTCGTTCTTGATTTTGAAAGAGGAAATATCCAGCGGAATAGCCCCAAAGAACGACAGGAGAAACGTATCAAGGACAGAGAACTCTATTATGGAATATTAATGCCATTTGTCTATGCCCGTTTCTTGGGACTTTTAGGACTATTCAGATTGCTTTTAGCTAATATTATCAGTATTTTCCGTCCTATGATGCTTGAAGTTTCCGAGAGTGATGTACGTGTAGTCGTTCATAAATCCTGTGCGCTTGCTGCACAGACATTTATGATTGCTATGGCGAATGAAGGTTACGATACCTGTCCATTGGAAGGGTTGGATAGCCGGCGGCTTAAAAGACTGCTAAAATTACCCCATGGTGCTGAAATAAATATGGTCGTCTCGTGTGGAATACGGAACGGGAACAAAGGAATTTGGGGTGAACGATGCAGAGTACCTTTTAAAGAGGTATATCATAAGCTTTCTTGA
- a CDS encoding helix-turn-helix domain-containing protein — protein sequence MNDCYLSLLLNFRALLSIDSGANLVNSKQAIGVILPDLSLLGYAVPVESFGIGLFIILFVYLAVEYNVQLLSHEKLKIAMNMLHTTHTPLILLRNQLEELKTGNLPEALSQQVEEALGYTECIIYCNQNIVTLNKVNKKILPKTSTANLELSSYITSIVNQCRPYADSRRIQLTVSECSDCVSCRINENIMTAALQHLISKLILVSDLGCCISINITHTIDSWQLQITNCEIADKRVGKMFPFIPVIFPIYGYSDLWTVRKIIRLHGGKINGYRHGKSFAFQIVIPTDCHCRNQECSAIKHSSTNTKNKAKKSSESDKDGIPNTKTKDTSHILLVMADGAFRNYLRKALSRYFQISVLKDPDLLKDTVVRQNPDAIIIDDNVNGTNGDALCFRIKTDKMIGYIPVVLLIRAFDNESYLSHLGSGADRLELRTESICRLRANIRMLVENRMVLRERVKLFLSDAVFPMVPTKEEMETENTDQIFMDKVNKILEKNISTDKYTIDKLSIDIGMSRTAFYSRIREITGNPPENYIYSFKMDKALKLLASQQYNVSEIAGMLGYCDAKYFGKKFKDFYHVCPTDYIKSIIG from the coding sequence ATGAATGATTGTTACCTGAGTTTATTATTAAACTTTCGCGCTTTACTTTCTATAGATAGTGGAGCCAATTTAGTAAACAGTAAACAAGCTATTGGCGTAATTTTGCCTGATTTATCATTGCTTGGTTATGCAGTTCCTGTAGAGAGTTTCGGCATTGGGCTATTTATTATTTTGTTTGTGTATCTTGCGGTAGAGTATAATGTTCAGTTGTTGTCACATGAAAAACTTAAGATAGCCATGAACATGCTCCATACTACGCATACCCCATTGATACTGTTACGAAATCAATTGGAAGAACTTAAAACCGGTAATCTTCCCGAAGCGCTTTCCCAACAAGTAGAAGAGGCATTGGGGTATACCGAATGCATCATATATTGCAATCAGAATATTGTAACCCTCAATAAGGTAAACAAAAAAATACTTCCTAAGACATCAACGGCAAATTTGGAACTCTCTTCTTATATTACTTCTATTGTCAATCAATGTCGACCTTATGCTGATTCGCGCCGGATACAACTGACTGTCAGTGAATGTTCGGATTGCGTCAGTTGCAGGATCAATGAGAACATAATGACGGCAGCGCTTCAACATCTTATAAGCAAACTAATTTTGGTTTCCGATTTAGGCTGTTGCATATCAATCAATATAACACATACAATAGATTCCTGGCAGTTGCAGATTACTAATTGTGAGATAGCAGACAAAAGAGTAGGGAAAATGTTTCCTTTTATTCCGGTCATATTTCCCATATATGGGTATAGTGATTTGTGGACTGTAAGAAAAATCATTCGCCTGCATGGTGGAAAAATAAACGGATATAGACATGGCAAATCATTTGCTTTCCAAATTGTCATTCCAACAGATTGTCATTGCCGGAATCAGGAATGTTCGGCTATCAAACATTCTTCAACAAATACGAAGAATAAGGCTAAAAAATCTTCTGAAAGTGATAAAGATGGTATCCCGAATACTAAAACAAAAGATACATCCCATATCTTATTGGTAATGGCGGACGGGGCATTCAGGAATTATTTAAGGAAAGCCTTATCGCGGTATTTTCAGATTTCAGTTTTGAAAGATCCTGATTTGCTGAAGGATACAGTAGTCCGCCAAAATCCTGATGCTATCATTATTGACGATAATGTAAACGGAACAAATGGAGATGCACTCTGTTTCCGGATCAAAACAGATAAAATGATAGGGTATATACCGGTTGTCCTTTTGATAAGGGCCTTTGATAATGAAAGTTATCTGTCTCATTTAGGAAGTGGGGCGGATCGTTTGGAATTACGAACAGAAAGCATTTGCAGGCTAAGGGCGAACATACGTATGCTTGTAGAAAACCGCATGGTCTTGCGTGAACGGGTCAAATTGTTTTTGTCGGATGCTGTTTTTCCGATGGTCCCTACCAAAGAAGAAATGGAAACAGAAAATACGGATCAGATATTTATGGATAAAGTCAATAAAATTCTGGAAAAGAACATTTCTACTGATAAATATACAATAGATAAATTAAGTATTGATATAGGAATGAGCCGTACTGCTTTTTATAGCAGGATACGAGAGATTACCGGGAATCCTCCGGAAAATTATATCTATTCGTTCAAAATGGACAAGGCGCTTAAACTGCTGGCCTCCCAGCAGTACAACGTTTCGGAAATAGCAGGAATGCTGGGATATTGTGATGCTAAATATTTTGGAAAGAAGTTCAAAGACTTCTATCATGTATGTCCTACGGATTACATTAAAAGTATTATAGGGTAA
- a CDS encoding sensor histidine kinase → MNVLDSYIPRKLPIVALICTLFVTYPNVVWIPWNLARLNVGEEPGFWAFFAFRMIYFYGLFYFQLRYNVCRIGNMSFTARFGRNFLYTLVGCAAFVGLSYGLPLLGVQTGYVGNILLFQFFVVCLLCTFIGYISVLYDSQREKEQEIERLRIENLQSRCDALANQINPHFFFNSLNGISSLIRRENDDNTLLYVTRLSDIFRYILQSDKKGIVSLGEELTFIRSFMHVMEVRFEGKLTCSIEVSEKDHGLMLPVLSLLPLLENVTVHNQIDSDHRMNITIRMNGDELEISNPVYPKLAPPDTNGIGLQNLRNRFGMMMKREIRVETDGDTFNVYLPLR, encoded by the coding sequence ATGAATGTATTGGATTCTTATATACCACGAAAACTGCCGATTGTCGCTTTAATCTGCACGTTGTTCGTCACATACCCTAACGTGGTGTGGATTCCGTGGAATCTGGCACGGTTGAATGTTGGCGAAGAACCCGGCTTTTGGGCGTTCTTCGCTTTCCGCATGATTTATTTCTACGGCTTGTTCTATTTCCAGTTAAGATATAATGTGTGCAGGATAGGCAATATGTCGTTCACGGCACGTTTCGGGCGGAACTTTCTTTATACACTAGTTGGATGTGCCGCATTCGTCGGGTTGTCATACGGCTTGCCGTTGCTGGGCGTTCAGACCGGATATGTGGGCAACATACTTTTGTTCCAATTTTTTGTGGTGTGTCTGCTTTGCACTTTTATCGGGTACATTTCGGTACTGTATGACAGCCAGAGAGAAAAAGAGCAGGAGATAGAGCGACTCCGTATCGAGAATCTGCAAAGCCGCTGCGATGCCCTTGCCAACCAGATCAATCCGCATTTCTTTTTCAATTCGCTCAACGGAATATCTTCGTTAATCAGAAGAGAAAATGATGATAATACATTGCTTTATGTAACGAGGTTATCAGACATTTTCCGTTATATTCTGCAAAGCGACAAAAAAGGGATTGTGTCATTAGGTGAAGAACTGACATTCATCCGCTCTTTCATGCACGTGATGGAAGTGAGGTTTGAAGGCAAACTGACCTGTTCGATCGAAGTATCCGAAAAAGACCACGGACTGATGCTGCCTGTACTCTCGCTGCTGCCTCTTTTGGAAAACGTGACCGTACATAATCAGATAGACAGCGACCACCGGATGAATATCACCATCCGGATGAACGGTGACGAACTGGAAATATCCAATCCGGTATATCCCAAACTCGCCCCGCCCGACACGAACGGTATCGGTTTGCAGAACCTGCGTAACCGTTTCGGAATGATGATGAAGAGAGAAATCCGAGTGGAAACCGACGGTGACACATTTAATGTATATCTCCCGTTAAGGTAA
- a CDS encoding LytR/AlgR family response regulator transcription factor, with the protein MRVLIVEDETAAYKNMVNALQTIDPTIEIAGNTESVSRTVEWLQNNPQPDLIFMDIQLSDGSAFMLFDRMKIETPIVFTTAYDQYAIDAFRVNSIDYLLKPIKPDELQRALDKFRRWMPADMGSYLSRLMVLAPKPVYKDKILIPLRDKLLPVALDDVACFYTTNKQTLVCLKNGVQYAYVKTLEQIMTMLDPSRFTRANKQYIIARDSVKEITVWFDSRLLVKLNVETPEPIYISKNRAPEFKAWVVQE; encoded by the coding sequence ATGAGAGTATTGATAGTAGAAGATGAAACGGCGGCTTACAAGAATATGGTAAACGCCTTGCAGACAATAGATCCTACGATTGAGATTGCCGGTAATACGGAGAGCGTGAGCCGGACGGTGGAATGGCTGCAAAACAATCCGCAACCGGATTTGATATTCATGGACATACAATTGTCCGACGGTTCGGCTTTCATGCTTTTCGACCGCATGAAGATCGAGACACCGATTGTCTTTACCACGGCATACGACCAGTATGCCATAGATGCTTTTCGGGTAAACAGTATCGATTACCTGCTGAAACCCATCAAACCCGACGAACTGCAAAGAGCGTTGGACAAGTTTCGCCGCTGGATGCCCGCCGATATGGGCAGCTATCTTTCCCGTCTGATGGTGTTGGCTCCCAAGCCGGTGTACAAAGATAAAATATTGATTCCCCTACGGGATAAACTTTTGCCGGTAGCATTGGACGATGTGGCCTGTTTCTACACGACCAACAAGCAGACGCTTGTCTGCCTGAAAAACGGTGTGCAGTATGCGTATGTCAAGACGCTGGAACAAATCATGACGATGCTCGACCCCTCCCGTTTTACCCGGGCGAACAAGCAGTATATCATCGCACGGGACAGCGTGAAGGAGATCACTGTATGGTTTGACAGCCGCCTATTGGTAAAACTGAATGTAGAAACTCCCGAACCCATCTATATCAGCAAGAATCGGGCGCCAGAGTTCAAAGCATGGGTTGTACAAGAGTAA
- a CDS encoding efflux RND transporter periplasmic adaptor subunit, with amino-acid sequence MKNHNYFRFVGAVVLLLILSSCEEGKEGNTAPKYYPTEVLALVSRTGQVQYPAILKGRQSVEIRPQCSGLITRICIEEGACVKKGQVLFVIDQTPYLAALKTASANVSQAEARLATARLTLDSKEALFKKNIISEYEWQTARNDLKAAKATLEQMQAQCENARIELSYTEVKSPVDGVAGMIPYRVGALVDRNITEPLVCVSDTEEMFAYFSVSESDELARSARLGTQEIAFRSVNRATPVANGVIDAVSGTVDARTGTINVRARISNRDKILYDGSTGTVLVSSEKTDCIVIPQTAAYEIQNRTFVYKVVDGRAVSASVEVEDIGNGREYIVLSGLKAGDKIVTEGAGLLREGTEITESITAKNAL; translated from the coding sequence ATGAAGAATCATAACTATTTCAGATTTGTCGGAGCGGTCGTACTCCTCTTGATTCTCTCCTCATGCGAGGAGGGGAAAGAGGGAAATACGGCTCCCAAGTATTACCCGACGGAGGTTCTCGCTCTCGTCAGCAGGACGGGACAAGTGCAGTATCCGGCAATCCTCAAAGGTCGCCAGAGTGTGGAGATTCGCCCGCAATGCAGCGGACTTATCACACGGATTTGCATAGAAGAAGGGGCTTGTGTAAAGAAAGGACAAGTCTTGTTCGTCATTGACCAGACTCCCTATCTTGCTGCCTTGAAAACCGCTTCCGCCAATGTGTCGCAAGCCGAGGCACGGCTGGCGACCGCACGGCTGACGCTCGACAGCAAGGAAGCGTTGTTCAAAAAAAATATCATTTCCGAGTATGAATGGCAGACAGCCCGCAATGACCTGAAAGCAGCCAAGGCAACACTTGAACAGATGCAGGCACAGTGCGAAAACGCCCGGATAGAATTATCCTACACCGAGGTGAAAAGTCCGGTGGACGGCGTGGCAGGCATGATTCCCTACCGGGTGGGCGCATTGGTGGACAGGAACATCACCGAGCCGTTGGTGTGCGTATCGGACACGGAAGAGATGTTCGCCTATTTTTCCGTTTCGGAGAGCGATGAATTGGCGAGGAGCGCAAGGCTTGGGACGCAGGAAATCGCTTTCCGTTCTGTCAATAGAGCGACCCCCGTGGCGAACGGAGTCATCGATGCCGTCAGCGGTACGGTGGACGCTCGGACGGGAACCATCAATGTTCGGGCAAGAATCTCCAACCGCGATAAAATATTGTATGACGGCAGCACAGGTACGGTGCTCGTTTCATCGGAAAAAACAGACTGCATCGTCATTCCTCAGACAGCCGCTTACGAGATTCAAAACCGCACATTCGTCTATAAGGTCGTGGACGGGCGTGCCGTCTCTGCGTCCGTCGAAGTGGAGGACATCGGCAACGGCAGGGAATACATCGTCCTGTCCGGTCTGAAAGCCGGCGACAAAATCGTGACTGAAGGCGCGGGACTGTTGCGCGAAGGAACGGAAATAACTGAAAGTATAACCGCCAAAAACGCTTTATGA